GAAGTGCTAGACTGGTTCTGGACATCCTGGAACAAGTCCGAGCGCTAAATCCGAATGGTCCGAGACATGAGGTAGCCCACTGCAATTCTGTCCACGCAGGTGAGGAATTCTTGGAGCACAATTGCACACTATGGATATTGAAAGCTGACTGTCCTGTTTCCAGACGATGTGAAGCGATTTGCGCCATTGAGGGTGACCGCCGAGATGTCTCCAGCAATTTTCCATTATGAAGATATGATCAAAGCAAATCCCAAGTTCTTCAACTGGGACTTTGTTGGAATGCACAAGACCGGAGCCCTGACTACCATAGGTTCGGATTGGGTGGTAGTGCCCACGCCCAACGTGCTACCTTCAGTAGCTTGTCTCGCCGAGCCCATTGGTGCCGGGATTAAAACAGATGTAGATGACGGCCTGACAGACTTGCAAAGGGGAAGCCGAGTGATCATCCGCATGCTGACCCTTGGTGGTGCCGAAGCCGTTGACTCAAAGCGCTCAGCTGGTAGCATTGAGGTTGGCAAGAAGGCCAACTTCATTGCTCTGGATAGTGACCTTAGCGAAGGTGAGTTTGCTAATGCCACTTGCCTCCAGACATGGTTTGAAGGACGTATTGTATACACTGCAAGGAAGGATAGATCTGTGGCCTTGTAAATACAGCTTTAGTAGTTCGACGGTACCCTGTCTATAGGCAGGGTTCAAATCCACGACACTCCACGACACATTTGTGAATATGGCGTGGATATGGATGTTGACTAATAACTTCGATGTGGAATGGGTGGAAATGGATCCATTATGGAAATGAATCCATATTGTGGAATTTGTGGAATGGAAACCTACTTTGTCTAACAATGGTAATTAGTGGATCGCATCCATGCCTTGGTGACGTCGATGTTTTTTGTGTGTCCACTCGTCCATTAGGAATCCCTATCTAGCGACCCGATCAAAACCGGCGCGCCCCCAACTCCGTAGTGTCTGGCAAAGCCCAATTGTACTGGCATCTAGCCTATTGCGGCTCTTGGTAATCATGCGGCCAGTGGTCGAGAATAGCCTCTCACACTCGGCTGACATTGGTGGCACAGTAAGCAGATCCAAGGCCATCCTAGACAACCGGGGGTATTTGAGTCGCCTTATGTGCCAGTATTCGTAGGGATCTGTGACAGAAGCATCAGCATCCTCGATATCACGCTGCCACTGCTCGTATTCATCAAGATCCAGACCGCCAACTGAGGACCTAGGGGATTGAGCTGGGGATCGAATTGGCGGCTCGGTAACAGAAATCCCTCCAGTCGTCAGTCCTCGCTTCTTTGTGCGCCACGCTGTGAACTTGTTTCTTGAGGTCTTCAGCCGCTTATTGGCAGGCAACTCAATCTCTGGGTCATCAACCTCCAGGTCCCTATACTCTCTCTCCCAGAGATCCTGGACCATCTCCTTCGCCTTGGTAATCCACAATTGTCTTTCGTCGTCGTCTCCCCACAAATCGTCAAACAGTGCCCACCGGTAGGCAGGATGAAGAACTGCAGCGCCATAGATCAGGGGGCTATCATTCAGGTGCTCGTACGTCATTCGTTCAATTTGAGCCAACCCaggttgatgttgacagCGAGGTGATGGCTGTCCGGAAACTTGGCGACTGCTCTTTTCGCGGATTCGAGGGTTTCGAGAAGAAATTCGTACGCGTGAATAAGATCCCAGCTTGTTCCTGTACAAGTCAGCTGTTAAAATAAGAATCGGGCCGCTTTTGAGAAGTCTAAGGCTTACCAGACAGTGGAGGGTCGATCTCGTTTTCCTCAACCTTTCTCTGGTGTTTTCCCTGTCCATCGCCCTCAAGACCTCTCACAACCAGCTGGAAGTCAAGCAAAATGTCGTAAAGAGTCCCGAGCACATGCCAATCACCAGGTGTCATGCGATTCTCTTCCTTCAGGAAGAAGGGCAGCTTGGAGCCCTTTTTGATGTGGCCAGCTCTCGTCAAGTTGACCTTCTCCCACTCGTTTGACGCTCTCTGGACAAAAGAATTATAAAATGGCCTCAAGACGAGAGCGCGTTCAATCATCGAGAATTGGGAAAGCCACCGGGTAGCATTGTCGACCACAACTCCAACTGGACGGTGTTTCTTGAGCTGAGCGTCATCAGAGAGTTGGCTCTCGACAGCCTGTACCTTCTTGAGCATATCGGTCCACGTGTCCGATCTGCTCACCTCCTAGGTCTTCGTGAGTATAACAAATAAAGCCGGGGACTCAGCCACCTACAACAGCAAAGTTATGCCATTTTCCAACAGAGCCTCGCCTCCTCCAGACTTCATGCTCCTTCGCTGCCGTGTGAAGTCCTTCGAAGACCTCTTTCTCGAAAGCATCCGGGTTCTTGCCATACAGCATCTGTTTCACTACTATATTGACAACGTGGCCAACGCAGCGAACCCATCGCTTCTCCCAGTCGAAGCCAAATTCTAATCCAAGCTCCCCCATCGAGGTTTTATTGTTACCGGCATTATCCAATGTGAAATATCCGAGTTTATCGCTGATCTCGTACTCCCGAATGATCTCGATAATCTGCCCGGCGATATTCTCGCCTGTGTGCCGCTCTGTAAGCTCAGGCAGTCCGAGGACACACTTCTGTGGCCGATTGTTTGAATCCCGAAACACACATGTGATTCCGTATAAGGCGTGTCGGTTACCAGACTTCCAGCCATCGTACTGGATATGGATCTGTCCCGGACTCTTTCGCAAAGCATCCTTCACTCTTTCCATGTTGTTGGTAAATTCTCGTTCTGCGATGGCACGCACGGTCACGTCAGTAATGTTAGCTTTTGTGATCTCAACAGATGGATTGAGGTAGTTGAAGATGtctcgaagatcttgatCGTTGACGATCGAGAAGGATTGGTTAGAATTGACAATCCAGTTGACAAGTTTCTGCTGGAATGCAGTTTTGTCGAAACGTTTGATCAAGGTATTGATCAAATCTTGTTCCTTCGGCTCCTTCGGGTTCAACTGTAGGATTGTTGCAATGGACTGATGTGCTTTCTCGGATGCCTTTGTAGGCTTTTGCCTCTTGCCTGTCGGATCCATGATGCCATTGTGGTCCGTGTACAGGTGACCCTCAGCGTTCTGCAACCCTTTGATGGCATAACTCTTTGGCCTCGGCCGCTTTTGCTTGATGCAAAGGCAACACACCCATCGGCGTTCCCCCTTATCGGCATGCTGGATATCTTAGCCGAACTGATATACCCATTGACGCACTTGGCCGTCTCTCTCCGTCAAGGTCCAGCCTTTGTAGAGCTGAAAGAGTCGTTGATTGTCTTCTTCTGTACGTTCTGGAACGGGTGTGGTTGTCTTGGTAGGATGAAGGGTGGCCATTTCAGTTTGGAGTAGTAAGGGCGTGAGTAATAGTAAACCCTCCTAGAATAGACTTGTTTGAACTTTGTGTACGGGTAAAACGGAGTGGAAAATTGTTGCTATTGCGTTGTTATTGGCGATGGAAAATACTTAGGGTATGCGCTATTTCACAAGGAAATCCAGGTATTTTCAAACCCCACCTAAATTTCCATTCCTTTCCACAATTTCCACATGTTCCACATGTGGAAGGGGTTCCGTGGCGTGGATATGGAAATGCTGAAGCCTACGTGGAATGGAATAGAATGGATATGGATCCACATTATGGATCCATATGTGGATTTCGTGGTATGGATTTGAACCCTGCTCCAGTCCCTCAGGTATACGACTTTTCCATCGCGGGATGGACATTTCCAAAGGACCAGCCTATCATGATCTCAACATTCGACACAGCTCGTAAGCCGTCCGTTTGGAACCAAGGCACACCAGATGAACCTCACCCTGTGGACGAGTTCTGGCCAGAACGTTTCATTGTCGAGCCAAAGGA
The Fusarium oxysporum f. sp. lycopersici 4287 chromosome 15, whole genome shotgun sequence DNA segment above includes these coding regions:
- a CDS encoding hypothetical protein (At least one base has a quality score < 10) codes for the protein MATLHPTKTTTPVPERTEEDNQRLFQLYKGWTLTERDGQHADKGERRWVCCLCIKQKRPRPKSYAIKGLQNAEGHLYTDHNGIMDPTGKRQKPTKASEKAHQSIATILQLNPKEPKEQDLINTLIKRFDKTAFQQKLVNWIVNSNQSFSIVNDQDLRDIFNYLNPSVEITKANITDVTVRAIAEREFTNNMERVKDALRKSPGQIHIQYDGWKSGNRHALYGITCVFRDSNNRPQKCVLGLPELTERHTGENIAGQIIEIIREYEISDKLGYFTLDNAGNNKTSMGELGLEFGFDWEKRWVRCVGHVVNIVVKQMLYGKNPDAFEKEVFEGLHTAAKEHEVWRRRGSVGKWHNFAVEVSRSDTWTDMLKKVQAVESQLSDDAQLKKHRPVGVVVDNATRWLSQFSMIERALVLRPFYNSFVQRASNEWEKVNLTRAGHIKKGSKLPFFLKEENRMTPGDWHVLGTLYDILLDFQLVVRGLEGDGQGKHQRKVEENEIDPPLSADLYRNKLGSYSRVRISSRNPRIREKSSRQVSGQPSPRCQHQPGLAQIERMTYEHLNDSPLIYGAAVLHPAYRWALFDDLWGDDDERQLWITKAKEMVQDLWEREYRDLEVDDPEIELPANKRLKTSRNKFTAWRTKKRGLTTGGISVTEPPIRSPAQSPRSSVGGLDLDEYEQWQRDIEDADASVTDPYEYWHIRRLKYPRLSRMALDLLTVPPMSAECERLFSTTGRMITKSRNRLDASTIGLCQTLRSWGRAGFDRVAR